A stretch of DNA from Thermodesulfovibrionales bacterium:
CCCATGGCGAGTAATGCCGCCTTGTCAATGTTGATATGATAGTCCTCCTCCAGGCTGAACCCGAGACAGGGCGTCCCATGGGAGAGGATTGCCGTCTTCACCTTATAGGGAGGGTCATTGAGCGCTGTGCCATCAAAGGGCCATGTCCCTTTATCGATTCTTCTGAAACTCTCCCGTGCTGAGAAAGAAGCCCGTCTCACCTCTTTTTCGGTAAGGCTGAAGACTTCTATCGTCATCGGGTACTGCTCAATGAGGTTCCACGTATAGCCCCTCAGTTTCCCTTCAACGCACTCGATTATATTCTCAGGGCCATAGAGCGTCAATGCCTTCTCCCTTCGCAGCAATGCCCTGAGAAGGGTGTCGAAACCGATGAAATGGTCGATATGCGTGTGAGTCACAAAGACGTCCGTCACCTTCTGAAGGTCTGCAGGTTTCAGTCTGCTTAGATCCCCTGCATCAAACAGGAGCGCCCGGCTTTCCCGGAGCATCCTGATGAATACACAGGGATCTTCATACGAATCGTTGATCAATCGGTGGTGGAACGTCGGTTTCATGACAGTGGTGGGGCAACGCCCATGACCCCCTCCGCATAGAGAGTCCTCAAGCGACACCGGAATACCTTCCGGTTTTCTTCGCAGGGGTCCTTCGTCTGATGAAAGGCTTTTTTGAGCATGTCTTCCGCGCTCTCCGGGGCCTAGGAGACCGTATGAAATATGTGTCTGAACATCGGCGATTATACCCTATTGTGATATAATAAATCCAAAAAGATTGAGGAATTCTGCGGAGGACATATGCCAGAATTGAGGAAGGACCCGATTTCAGGAAGATGGGTCATCATCGCCGTTGAACGGGGCAAGCGACCGACAGACTTTGCTTCTCCGCCGGTGCAGAGGAGAAAGGGAGGTTTCTGCCCTTTCTGTCCGGGCAATGAGTATACTACACCCCAGGAGATTATGGCCTTTAGACCTTCGCCGTCTCAGCCCAATACCCCTGGCTGGACGTTGCGGGTCATGCCGAACAAGTTCCCTGCCCTGCAGATATATGGCGATCTGAACAGGGCTGGAGAAGGGATCTTCGACAAGATGAACGGCATAGGGGCCCACGAAGTTGTCGTTGAGACCCCTGATCATCAACTCTCTCTTTCGACCATGTCCCTCAAGGCTGTTGAGGATGTGCTCTGGGCCTGCTATCTCAGACTGACCGACCTCAAGAAAGACTCGCGCTTCAAGTATGTGCTCATCTTCAAGAATGAGGGTGATGCGGCAGGGGCGTCTCTTGAGCATACGCATTCCCAGTTGATCGCAGTTCCCATTGTTCCGAAACTCGTCAAAGAGGAGGTCGATGCTGCTCGGCATTATTTTGAGTTCAAGGAGCGATGCATATTCTGCGACGTCATCAATCAGGAGATAGAGAGCGGCAAGCGGGTCATCTATGAAAACTCGGGGTATGTCGCTATCGCCCCCTTTGCACCGCGTGCGCCCTTCGAGACATGGCTGCTGCCGAAGAAACACGAACCTGCCTTTTATCCTCCCAACAAGAGTTTTTCCGGACTTGCAGATGCGCTCCAGACCATCCTCAAGCAGATGGACAGGATTCTCGATACCCCCCCTTATAATTTTATCGTTCACACTTCGCCCTTTAGCGAGGAGAGCAATGAGTACTACCACTGGCATATTGAGTTGATCCCGAAGCTCACCAAGATAGCAGGTTTTGAGTGGGGGTCAGGTTTTTATATCAACCCCACGCTCCCTGAAGAAGCGGCAAAGTACATGAGGGAAGCGAAGATATAGCGTGAAGGTTCTTATTGTGGCATCAGAGGCTGTGCCTTTTGTGAAGACCGGAGGACTTGCCGACGTTGCAGGCTCCCTCCTGAAAGAGTATCGCAAAATGCCGGATATCGAGGCCTATCTCATGCTCCCTCTCTACCGGGGGGTGGCGGAGCGGTTCGATCTCAGGGATAAGGGTATTCCGCTGAAGATCCCTATGGGAACACGATATTATGGGGGAAGGGTATGGTCCCATGAATCGTCAGTATATTTGCTTGAATGCGCTGAACTCTTCGACAGGGCTGAGCTCTACGGAACGCCGCAGGGCGACTATCCTGATAACGCCTCGCGGTTTATTTTTTTCAGCAGGGCAGTGCTCGATGCCTGCAGGGCTCTGGACCTGAAACCCGATATTATCCATTGCAATGACTGGCAGACAGGCCTTGTCCCCCTGTATCTCAAGACACGCTACCACGACGATTTCTTTGGCGGGGCTGCCAGCATGCTGACTATCCATAATCTCGGATATCAGGGACTCTTCGGCCTGTCCGACTTTTACCTGACCGGTCTTGGTTGGGAATGGTTTAACCCTGAGGGCATCGAGTTTTATGGCAAGATGAACTTTTTGAAGGCAGGAATTATTGCGTCTGATTTCATAACGACCGTGAGCCGGACATATGCAGAGGAGATACTCACACCGGAATACGGATACGGCCTTGACGGTGTACTGAGAAAGCGTTCAAAGGAACTGTACGGCGTAATCAACGGCATCGATATCGAGGAGTGGAATCCCCTGACTGACAGCCATATAGCGGAACGTTATGACGCCTCCGATCTTTCCGGGAAGGTGTTGTGCAGGAAGAGGCTAATGGAAGAGTGCAACTTGGCTGCAGGCAAGAGGGAGAGTCCGCTCGTTGCCCTTGTGGGAAGGTTATCGGATCAGAAAGGCCTCGATATTTTTCTTGATGCGATGGATGAAATTATGTCATGGGGTGTCAGGCTCGTGATCCTGGGGAAAGGCGACGAACGGGTGCAGGAGGGTGTTACGCGCGTTGCAGGAAAGTACAGGGGATCGGCCTTTGTCAGGATCGGGTATGACGAGGCCTTTGCCCATCGCGTCTATGCAGGGAGCGACATACTCCTTATGCCCTCCCGATACGAGCCATGCGGCCTCGGCCAGATGATCGCCATGCGGTACGGTACGGTCCCTGTCGCGAGAAAGACCGGCGGCCTTGCAGACACGATAACGGACTACGATCCCTTGAAGGGAACGGGAACGGGTTTCTTATTTGAAGATTACCGGGCTACGGTTCTCGGGGAATGCCTGAAGCGGTCTCTCTGCGTCTTTGCCGACAAGAGGAGATGGAAGAGCATGGTCGCCGCTGCAATGAAGAAGGATTTCTCATGGGAGAACTCGGCAAGAACATACAGGGAACTTTATGCCGCGGCAGCCAGAGCGAAAAGGCTTTGACAGGGTGCCATGACGGTCAGGTCGAAACTGAAGTTCTTTGGAATAACCTTTCTCCTCCTCATCGGGATCTTTGTGGCGGGGAGCCTGATTATCTTTGGACGCCTGAGCAATAGTTTCAAGGTCCTCAGGTCGTCGTCTGAGGAGCACGTGCTCTATGAGCAACTGAAGGGTTCCGTAAGCGATGTTATCAGGGCGGCTGAGGGATGGGCCGTTACGGGCAACGAGAGATTCAGGAAGCTTTACAGGGAGAGGCTCGGACAGGTCCAGAAGAGCTTCTCCAGTCTCCATGCCGTATCGGAAGACAGGGAAGCCCTTGAAATTCTGGACAGGGAGTTCGAGGAAGCGAATGTGCGCGCTCAAGAGGTCATAGCTGTCGAACAGCCCGTCGGAAATAAGATCATGTTCAATCTTCTGGGCTCCCTTGAAGAAAAGGAAGGGGCGCTGCGTATCCGGATGGACGCCCTCTACAGCAAGTCGGTGAAGTCCTTCGTCAGTGCTATAGACCGAGGAGAGGAGATCGAGAGGAAAATGGTATTGTACTTTGCCGCTCTCCTCTTTCTCTGTTCCTTCGGCTTTATTTACCTCGTTTTTTTCATGAGGAGGGTCATTGAAGAACCCTTCAGCGATATTCTGACCGCAACGGACCGGATCATGACCGGTGACCCGAACTACAGGATCGCCTCAAAAAGGAAGGATGAATTCGGCGTTATCGCCGACCGCTTCGACAGGATGGTCGGCGAGTTGCAGAGTATCAGTGAGAAGAACGAGGACCTGTACCTTTCAACAAAGAAGCAATTGCAGCAACTGAGGGCGATGTATGAGCTTGCAAAGGCGATCACCTCTACGCTCAACCTCGATGAGGTCCTCAGAAGAATAGCGGAAGATGCGACAAGGCTCTTTGATGCTCGAGGCTGTTTAATACGGCTCCTTGAAGACGGTCAACTCGTCGTAAAGGCGTCTTTTGGCCTGCCGAAATATGTTGAGGAAAATATGATGACGCTCTCTGTTGGCGAAGGGCTTCCGGGCAAGGTTGTGCAGGAGGGGAGACCGGTCATCGTGGACGACCTGTCAAAGATGCCTCCGGAATGGAGGGTGCCCCATCTCGAAGCAACATCTGCTCTCAACGTCCCCCTCAAAGCAGGAGAACGGGTCATAGGGACCTGGGCGCTCTTTGACAAGACGGGGCCCCGGGGAGACGTGATCCCTTTCTCGGGAGACGACGTCAGCACGGCAGAGGGCTTCGCTTCCCTCTCGGCTATTGCGATCGAGAAGGCGAAGACCTTCGAACTTGAGTTGCAGAAGGAGATGGAGGCTGTGGAGGCAAAGAGAAGACTCGATGTCCTTTTTGACAGCGTTCAGGGAGGCATTATCAGCATGAGAAAGGATTATACGATCCTCTCGGTGAATAAATTTGTGGAGCGGTGGATAGGGGTACCGGTTGATGAGATGCTCGGCAAAAGCGCCCTTGATGTCTTTCACACGGGAAAAGGGATCTGTCCTCACTGCGTAGCCCAGATCACGTGCGAAACGGGGGACATGAACACGATAACCCAGGTGAGCGGATTGAATTACGCAGAGCTTTCATCCTACCCGATCAAGGATGAAGACGGGAATGTAGCTGAATGCGTTGTCTACATCCAGGACATTACCGACAAGGTCCTTTATCAGGAGGAGATGCTCGCGCTCTACCGGGAGGGGACCCAGACAAAAGAATATCTCGAGAGTCTCATAGAGAATTCAGCAGATGCGATCGTGACGTCGGACCTCAATGGGGTCATAACCTCCTGGAACAAGGGCGCCGAAAAGATCTACGGCTTTGGTGAGGCCGAGGCTGTAGGAAAATTCTATCCTTTTGTGCCGGACTTTTTGAAGGGGACCGAGCAAGGGTACACGGAACGCGTGAAGAACGGCGAAGTGCTCAAAGATATTGAGGCCGTCCGGCAGCGGAAGGATGGGTCGATCATGGAAGTGAGTCTCACCCTTTCACCGATAAAGGACTCGACGGGAGAGATCATCGGAATTAGCGGAATATCGAGGGACATATCAGAAAAGAAGCGGGTTGAGAAGGAACTGATCAGGAGAAACCAGGAGCTCTCGAGACTCTTCTTCATCAGTTCTGCCATGAGAAGTACCCTGGAGCTTGACCGGCTTCTCAGGATGATCCTGACTGCCGTGACCATGGGAGAGGGACTCGGCTTCAACCGTGCTGCCCTCTTCCTTGCCGACGAAGACAAGCATGTTCTCAAGGGTGTCATGGGCGTTGGTCCTTCGAGCTATGAAGAGGCGGGAGACATATGGGGAAGGCTCGATCATGACAAGCGTTCCCTGACTGATATTATGCATGAGATTGATGTTGGGCCGGTGAGAAAGGATTCCTTCCTCGACAGGCTGAGTGTCGGTATCGAGATCGCCCTCGACAGTGATTCCGTCTTCACCCTCTCAGCAAGGGAGAAAAGGCCTATCGTCGTTCCTGATGCGAGGACGGGGCCGCTCTCAGATGCCGTCATTATCCAGCAACTCGGCACAGAGGCCTATGCCGTTGTTCCCCTCATATCGAGGGACAGGGTGATCGGCGTACTGTGGGTGGACAACCTCTTCAACAAGAAACCGATTACCGGGGAGGACGTGAAATTCCTGACCGCCTTTTCTAACCAGGTGGCGACGGCCATCGAGAGCGCAAAACTCTTCGAAAAGGTCTCCCTTGCAGAGGCTGAGCTCGAGAACATCTTCAAGTCGATATCGGACATGGTCTATTTCACGGACATGAATTATACGATCAAGAGCGCTAATAAGGCTGTTGCGGAGAGGTTCAAAATGCCCGAAAGGGAGCTTGTGGGGAAGAAATGTTATGAGATCTTTCATGGCATGCACGAGCCCTGGGCTCAATGTCCTCATCAAAAGACCGTTCATGAGAAGAGGTCCTTCGTTGAGGAGCTTGAGGATCCTCATCTCGGCGGCACGTTCCTCACCTCAACCTCCCCGATCTTCGATACGGCGGGCAATTTCATGGGGACCGTTCACATTGTCAGGGACGTTACCGAAATAAAGCAGATACAGGAGAGATTGGCCACTGCCGAACGAATGGCTGCCCTCGGAGAGGTGGCCGCAAAGGTCGCCCATGAGATCAGGAACCCCCTTGTCTCGA
This window harbors:
- the glgA gene encoding glycogen synthase GlgA — protein: MKVLIVASEAVPFVKTGGLADVAGSLLKEYRKMPDIEAYLMLPLYRGVAERFDLRDKGIPLKIPMGTRYYGGRVWSHESSVYLLECAELFDRAELYGTPQGDYPDNASRFIFFSRAVLDACRALDLKPDIIHCNDWQTGLVPLYLKTRYHDDFFGGAASMLTIHNLGYQGLFGLSDFYLTGLGWEWFNPEGIEFYGKMNFLKAGIIASDFITTVSRTYAEEILTPEYGYGLDGVLRKRSKELYGVINGIDIEEWNPLTDSHIAERYDASDLSGKVLCRKRLMEECNLAAGKRESPLVALVGRLSDQKGLDIFLDAMDEIMSWGVRLVILGKGDERVQEGVTRVAGKYRGSAFVRIGYDEAFAHRVYAGSDILLMPSRYEPCGLGQMIAMRYGTVPVARKTGGLADTITDYDPLKGTGTGFLFEDYRATVLGECLKRSLCVFADKRRWKSMVAAAMKKDFSWENSARTYRELYAAAARAKRL
- the galT gene encoding galactose-1-phosphate uridylyltransferase, with the protein product MEEFCGGHMPELRKDPISGRWVIIAVERGKRPTDFASPPVQRRKGGFCPFCPGNEYTTPQEIMAFRPSPSQPNTPGWTLRVMPNKFPALQIYGDLNRAGEGIFDKMNGIGAHEVVVETPDHQLSLSTMSLKAVEDVLWACYLRLTDLKKDSRFKYVLIFKNEGDAAGASLEHTHSQLIAVPIVPKLVKEEVDAARHYFEFKERCIFCDVINQEIESGKRVIYENSGYVAIAPFAPRAPFETWLLPKKHEPAFYPPNKSFSGLADALQTILKQMDRILDTPPYNFIVHTSPFSEESNEYYHWHIELIPKLTKIAGFEWGSGFYINPTLPEEAAKYMREAKI
- a CDS encoding MBL fold metallo-hydrolase, with translation MKPTFHHRLINDSYEDPCVFIRMLRESRALLFDAGDLSRLKPADLQKVTDVFVTHTHIDHFIGFDTLLRALLRREKALTLYGPENIIECVEGKLRGYTWNLIEQYPMTIEVFSLTEKEVRRASFSARESFRRIDKGTWPFDGTALNDPPYKVKTAILSHGTPCLGFSLEEDYHINIDKAALLAMGLPVGPWLGDLKELIRQKALPETQIFVEGRGLAFSDLAHIAGITEGQKISYITDVSPEEENRERIIGLVRGSDTFYCEAYFLHADMERAVERHHLTARLAGEIARKAEVKNLMVMHFSPKYRDLPGIIESEAMREFLG
- a CDS encoding PAS domain S-box protein, whose product is MTVRSKLKFFGITFLLLIGIFVAGSLIIFGRLSNSFKVLRSSSEEHVLYEQLKGSVSDVIRAAEGWAVTGNERFRKLYRERLGQVQKSFSSLHAVSEDREALEILDREFEEANVRAQEVIAVEQPVGNKIMFNLLGSLEEKEGALRIRMDALYSKSVKSFVSAIDRGEEIERKMVLYFAALLFLCSFGFIYLVFFMRRVIEEPFSDILTATDRIMTGDPNYRIASKRKDEFGVIADRFDRMVGELQSISEKNEDLYLSTKKQLQQLRAMYELAKAITSTLNLDEVLRRIAEDATRLFDARGCLIRLLEDGQLVVKASFGLPKYVEENMMTLSVGEGLPGKVVQEGRPVIVDDLSKMPPEWRVPHLEATSALNVPLKAGERVIGTWALFDKTGPRGDVIPFSGDDVSTAEGFASLSAIAIEKAKTFELELQKEMEAVEAKRRLDVLFDSVQGGIISMRKDYTILSVNKFVERWIGVPVDEMLGKSALDVFHTGKGICPHCVAQITCETGDMNTITQVSGLNYAELSSYPIKDEDGNVAECVVYIQDITDKVLYQEEMLALYREGTQTKEYLESLIENSADAIVTSDLNGVITSWNKGAEKIYGFGEAEAVGKFYPFVPDFLKGTEQGYTERVKNGEVLKDIEAVRQRKDGSIMEVSLTLSPIKDSTGEIIGISGISRDISEKKRVEKELIRRNQELSRLFFISSAMRSTLELDRLLRMILTAVTMGEGLGFNRAALFLADEDKHVLKGVMGVGPSSYEEAGDIWGRLDHDKRSLTDIMHEIDVGPVRKDSFLDRLSVGIEIALDSDSVFTLSAREKRPIVVPDARTGPLSDAVIIQQLGTEAYAVVPLISRDRVIGVLWVDNLFNKKPITGEDVKFLTAFSNQVATAIESAKLFEKVSLAEAELENIFKSISDMVYFTDMNYTIKSANKAVAERFKMPERELVGKKCYEIFHGMHEPWAQCPHQKTVHEKRSFVEELEDPHLGGTFLTSTSPIFDTAGNFMGTVHIVRDVTEIKQIQERLATAERMAALGEVAAKVAHEIRNPLVSIGGFAQRLEKKVEGNLKEYATIINNEVKRLEAILRDILGFVREVRLSETEVNINEIIGNVISLVESELAERGIKLDLGLGTVPNTLIDPDRVKEAFLNIMNNAIQAVGTRGEIAVKTYQQNAHVVAEVSDTGGGIEDKDLPFIFDPFYTTKPTGTGLGLAITRRIIEEHKGRIEVKSKTGEGTTIKVFLERGKEES